The stretch of DNA GTTTCCAATACCCCCGACACCTCGGCTCCACTCGCAATTTCAACACCCGATAGACCACGGGCTTTGATGACCTGACCACTGGCAACATCTCTCGGCTTGACCGACCCGCACTCATGGCACTCGTGAATTCTCACACTCAAATCTTTTTTCACCCTGGCTCCACACTCAGGGCAAATTTGAGACGTGCCATTGGGGTCAACCTTGCCGGAGTAGACTCCGCGCTTGAAACAGACCCAAGGCAAAACTTGATTCACAAACTGCCCCAGTCCAGCGTCCAGAGTATGCTTGCCCAGCATCCCTTTTGCCATGA from Trichocoleus desertorum ATA4-8-CV12 encodes:
- a CDS encoding transposase, coding for MAKGMLGKHTLDAGLGQFVNQVLPWVCFKRGVYSGKVDPNGTSQICPECGARVKKDLSVRIHECHECGSVKPRDVASGQVIKARGLSGVEIASGAEVSGVLETISRQLAMKLESLKSDPEKPALYS